A genomic region of Anaerolineae bacterium contains the following coding sequences:
- a CDS encoding sigma-70 family RNA polymerase sigma factor: MRDPVHSHLDGARSRRPHESGADDQFLASSLLTTLHPEDSAVYRSLTERNGPLHISSDAEVASPAAQARANAQDEPVAIRVPVEMARDPIAMYLREIARVPLLTPEQELALGKRIYQGQQARRQLRQAAARSDRDYARRLALERAVADGEQARVHLIRANLRLVVSIAKRYVGTGLFLGDLVQEGNFGLIRAAEKFDYRRGFKFSTYATWWIRQAINRSVTEHSRIIRLPAHMADQARKHARTRQRLQQSLGREPTAEEVALEMGLLREEDQAAIEEARRERSALSPALKAELRRACAKVELLAQVSQDPLSLETPVGEDGGSVIGDFVSDAQAANLVESASQSLLEDHLRDILEELSEREREVLEMRFGLNGEPARTLEDIGVVMGISRERVRQIESKALRKLRQPCRSNRLRDYLS; the protein is encoded by the coding sequence ATGCGTGACCCGGTCCATAGCCATCTGGACGGCGCCCGCTCCAGACGCCCCCACGAGAGCGGCGCCGACGACCAGTTTCTGGCGTCCTCACTACTGACGACGCTGCACCCCGAAGACAGCGCTGTCTACCGCAGCCTTACTGAGCGCAACGGCCCACTTCACATCTCTTCTGATGCGGAGGTGGCGTCGCCCGCCGCGCAGGCCCGAGCCAACGCCCAGGACGAGCCGGTGGCCATTAGGGTGCCCGTGGAAATGGCCCGCGACCCCATCGCCATGTACCTGCGGGAGATAGCTCGCGTACCCCTTCTGACGCCCGAGCAGGAGCTGGCATTGGGGAAACGCATCTACCAGGGCCAACAAGCCCGCCGGCAGCTGCGGCAGGCGGCCGCTCGCAGCGACCGCGACTACGCCCGCCGGCTGGCCCTGGAGCGAGCGGTGGCCGATGGCGAGCAGGCGCGCGTGCACCTCATCCGGGCCAACCTGCGCCTGGTGGTTAGCATCGCCAAGCGATACGTTGGTACTGGGCTCTTCCTAGGGGACCTGGTCCAGGAAGGCAACTTCGGCCTCATACGCGCCGCAGAGAAGTTCGACTACCGCCGCGGATTCAAGTTCTCCACCTATGCTACCTGGTGGATCAGACAGGCCATCAACCGCTCCGTGACAGAGCACTCCCGCATAATCCGCCTGCCCGCTCACATGGCCGACCAGGCCCGCAAGCACGCCCGCACCCGCCAGCGGCTGCAGCAGTCCCTGGGCCGCGAGCCGACGGCCGAGGAAGTGGCCCTGGAGATGGGCCTGCTGAGGGAAGAAGATCAGGCCGCCATCGAAGAGGCCCGGCGAGAGCGGTCTGCGCTCAGCCCCGCCCTGAAGGCGGAGCTTCGCCGCGCTTGCGCCAAGGTGGAGCTGCTGGCCCAGGTATCGCAAGACCCGCTGTCGCTGGAGACACCCGTGGGCGAAGATGGGGGCAGCGTCATCGGCGACTTCGTCAGCGATGCCCAGGCCGCCAACCTGGTGGAGTCGGCCTCTCAGTCCTTGCTTGAGGATCACCTGCGCGACATCCTAGAGGAACTGAGCGAGCGAGAGCGGGAAGTCCTGGAGATGCGCTTCGGCCTGAACGGAGAGCCAGCCCGGACCCTGGAGGACATCGGGGTAGTGATGGGAATCTCCAGGGAGCGCGTGCGGCAGATCGAAAGCAAGGCCCTACGCAAGCTGCGCCAGCCTTGTCGAAGCAACCGACTGAGGGACTACCTCTCCTAG